One window of Neptuniibacter halophilus genomic DNA carries:
- a CDS encoding EAL and HDOD domain-containing protein, with protein MSQPVLFARQPIFDRQMNTYAYQLICSLDPEDANPSPDHTAEVLVNAFSNFLEKGHIRYLPALIRFDAGWLQHGQLPAVPSDALLLDLHYTDLPDASLQTLRQLAEKNYRLVVPANASETLLELGSVVRIDIRQGSQAELESLCRQLRQQPGKILLADQVDSFSDYEMCNAVGFDLFLGNFFASAEPVAGRKLSRNELVMFQLIGEVNHPDATADSIEQVLQRDPELVASLLRLVNSAAYRGHRTIGNISEAVVLLGLAELRKWVLFFALCHNRQIPSELISLLLLKGKMCELLAANDAQLEPSTAFMTGVLSGIDVILCMRKDELLPQLPLQVEVKRALAGGSNPLGRLLASVEAYVTGQWERLPAGVNEGEMTTAYDQALGWSLELMQELG; from the coding sequence ATGAGCCAACCGGTCCTGTTTGCCCGGCAACCGATTTTTGATCGGCAGATGAACACCTATGCGTATCAGTTGATCTGCAGTCTGGATCCAGAGGATGCGAATCCGAGCCCGGATCATACTGCTGAGGTGCTGGTTAACGCTTTCAGTAACTTCCTTGAAAAGGGACATATCCGTTACCTGCCAGCGCTGATCAGGTTTGATGCCGGTTGGTTACAGCATGGCCAGTTACCTGCGGTTCCGTCTGATGCGCTGTTACTTGATCTGCACTATACCGACCTGCCGGACGCTTCATTGCAGACTCTGCGCCAACTGGCGGAGAAAAACTATCGGCTGGTGGTGCCGGCCAATGCTTCTGAAACACTGCTGGAGCTGGGTTCTGTAGTGCGGATCGATATCCGGCAAGGCAGTCAGGCCGAGCTGGAATCGCTCTGCCGGCAACTGCGGCAGCAGCCGGGTAAAATACTGCTGGCTGATCAGGTTGACAGCTTCAGCGATTATGAGATGTGTAATGCGGTTGGCTTTGATCTGTTTCTGGGCAATTTCTTTGCGAGCGCTGAGCCGGTGGCGGGGCGTAAGCTGTCGCGTAATGAGCTGGTCATGTTCCAGCTTATCGGTGAGGTGAATCATCCTGATGCCACGGCTGACAGTATCGAGCAGGTGTTGCAGCGGGATCCGGAGCTGGTCGCCAGCCTGTTAAGGCTGGTGAACTCCGCAGCCTATCGGGGCCACCGCACCATCGGCAATATTTCCGAGGCGGTGGTGCTGCTGGGGTTGGCCGAGCTGAGAAAGTGGGTGTTGTTTTTTGCCCTGTGCCACAACCGCCAGATTCCTTCAGAGCTGATCTCCCTGTTGTTGTTAAAGGGCAAGATGTGTGAGCTGCTGGCAGCCAATGATGCGCAACTGGAGCCGAGCACTGCGTTTATGACCGGGGTGCTCTCGGGGATCGACGTGATTCTCTGTATGCGCAAGGATGAGCTGCTGCCACAGTTGCCCCTGCAGGTCGAAGTGAAACGGGCTCTGGCGGGCGGGAGTAACCCTCTGGGGCGCCTTCTTGCGAGTGTCGAAGCTTATGTCACGGGGCAGTGGGAACGTTTGCCGGCAGGGGTAAACGAAGGCGAGATGACAACGGCTTATGATCAGGCCCTTGGCTGGAGTCTTGAGCTGATGCAGGAACTGGGCTGA
- a CDS encoding cation transporter: MGSCCNNDQNFDGASREYKRALLWVIGINAFMFFLEMGASLQAHSQALQADALDFLGDTATYSLSLLVIGRSLTVRNRAALFKAISLLLMGLAVMGMTLYRVVLLKTPEAATMGIVGFIAFAANMLSVLILLRFRNGDANVRSVWLCSRNDAIGNLAVMLAAAGVWQAGSAWPDLIVASIMASLFIWSSVQILRQIRQSREDHCSA, from the coding sequence ATGGGTTCATGCTGCAATAATGATCAGAACTTTGACGGTGCCTCACGTGAGTACAAAAGGGCACTGTTGTGGGTGATCGGCATTAATGCCTTTATGTTTTTCCTTGAGATGGGTGCCAGTTTGCAGGCCCACTCTCAGGCACTGCAGGCCGACGCGCTGGATTTCCTCGGCGACACCGCCACTTACAGCCTGTCCCTGCTGGTAATCGGGCGCTCCCTGACCGTACGCAACCGGGCGGCACTGTTTAAAGCGATCAGTCTGCTGTTGATGGGGCTGGCGGTGATGGGCATGACCCTGTACCGGGTTGTGCTGCTGAAAACGCCGGAAGCCGCCACCATGGGTATCGTAGGTTTTATCGCCTTCGCCGCCAATATGCTCAGTGTGCTGATTCTGCTGCGCTTTCGAAACGGCGACGCCAATGTCCGCTCTGTATGGCTCTGCAGCCGCAACGACGCTATCGGTAATCTGGCGGTGATGCTTGCAGCGGCCGGTGTCTGGCAAGCGGGTTCCGCCTGGCCCGATCTGATTGTCGCCAGCATCATGGCCAGCCTGTTCATCTGGTCTTCGGTACAGATTTTACGGCAGATCAGACAGAGCCGGGAGGATCACTGTTCCGCCTGA
- a CDS encoding response regulator transcription factor translates to MRLLLISSSEQNDPLYTALLGAEYQIDQSPSLAESRYLLEEVSFDIILLDLSLGDSDALQLIRLWRRQHNHTPIICIAAALKATDHAALDAFTAGTDDFVSRETEPALILARMQSLLRRAQPHQCPRLQAGGIRLETSRQTAVVLHSGEEIPLSDLEFRLLQQFLRYPDRLFSRQQLLDGLYRFNKEPDSNVLESYIRKLRRKLGHHCFQNKRNQGYRFMGVQ, encoded by the coding sequence ATGCGCCTCCTACTGATCAGCTCCTCAGAGCAAAACGACCCGCTGTACACAGCCCTGCTCGGCGCTGAGTATCAGATCGACCAGAGCCCGAGTCTGGCGGAAAGCCGTTATCTGCTGGAAGAGGTCAGCTTCGACATTATTCTGCTCGATCTGTCACTGGGCGACTCAGATGCCCTGCAACTGATCCGGCTCTGGCGACGCCAGCACAACCACACTCCGATCATCTGTATCGCCGCAGCGCTGAAGGCAACTGATCACGCAGCACTGGACGCCTTTACCGCCGGTACCGATGATTTCGTCAGCCGGGAAACAGAACCCGCATTGATACTGGCGCGTATGCAGTCGCTGCTGCGCCGTGCACAACCCCACCAGTGCCCGCGCCTGCAGGCGGGAGGTATCCGTCTGGAAACGTCACGGCAAACCGCCGTGGTGCTCCACAGCGGCGAAGAGATCCCACTGTCTGATCTGGAGTTTCGCCTGTTGCAGCAATTTTTGCGCTACCCGGACCGGCTTTTCAGCCGCCAGCAACTGCTCGATGGCCTTTACCGCTTTAACAAAGAGCCGGACAGCAATGTGCTGGAGAGCTATATCCGCAAACTGCGCAGAAAACTGGGTCATCACTGTTTCCAGAACAAACGTAATCAGGGCTATCGGTTTATGGGTGTACAGTAG
- a CDS encoding sensor histidine kinase: MLGRSAKVPAKIISGRLGKRIAILIVVFSSCFTLLSTSLQLGLDYRADISRIEQQFNNIRTSYLQAITLSVWSLDDSQIETQLVGLSQLPDIEYVAILVEDEIAWEQGEAVSSTIRNMDFPLNYSAPGISAQDIGKLRITASIDNVYNRLLQKAGVILVSNGIKTFLVSGFILLLIWLLITRHLQTISDYLRDLDFSRHNNPLKLNKRQKDQSQYDEIDNVVQTINHMGSSLEQTYRSLHENKLHLQQLVEERDTLLEKELHHKEQLEQRVMERTQQLQNSMDDLRSAQDLLIETEKMAALGNMVAGVAHEINTPIGVCRTAASFQGENAKLIRQKMAEGTLTQSDLRGFLDEVEESSHLFESNIIKASNLISSFKLIATDQSYDAKQKFNLHNYLQSSIQTIYPQYKHQKVRFNLQIPEDIQLNSYPGALHHIISNLINNSILHGFEQKQGGNIVIHAECEGDHLILDYRDDGRGLTAEEQKKLFEPFFTTKRGQGGSGLGMSIVFNIISRQLGGRAELPQEETPGFHLRMHIPIEAKELTSTETGN; the protein is encoded by the coding sequence ATGTTAGGCAGATCTGCAAAAGTTCCCGCCAAGATCATCTCCGGACGCCTTGGGAAACGTATTGCCATTCTGATCGTGGTCTTCAGCTCCTGTTTTACCCTGCTCAGCACCTCTTTACAGCTTGGGCTCGATTACCGCGCCGACATCAGCCGCATCGAGCAGCAGTTCAATAATATCCGTACCTCCTACCTGCAGGCGATTACCCTCAGTGTCTGGTCACTGGATGATTCCCAGATCGAAACCCAACTGGTCGGCCTGAGCCAACTACCCGATATCGAATATGTCGCGATTCTGGTCGAGGATGAGATCGCCTGGGAACAGGGAGAGGCCGTCTCCAGCACCATACGCAACATGGATTTCCCACTCAACTACAGTGCACCGGGCATCAGCGCTCAGGATATCGGCAAACTGCGGATTACGGCCAGTATCGACAACGTCTACAACCGCCTGCTGCAAAAAGCCGGGGTGATTCTGGTCAGCAACGGGATCAAGACCTTTCTTGTATCCGGCTTCATTCTTCTGCTGATCTGGCTCCTGATCACCCGCCATCTTCAGACGATCTCTGACTACCTGCGCGATCTGGATTTCAGCCGCCATAACAACCCGCTGAAACTGAATAAGCGACAGAAAGACCAAAGTCAGTACGATGAGATCGACAACGTAGTACAGACCATCAACCATATGGGCAGCAGCCTGGAACAGACCTACCGGAGCCTGCATGAGAACAAGCTCCACCTGCAGCAACTGGTTGAAGAACGCGATACCCTGCTGGAGAAAGAGCTGCATCATAAAGAGCAACTGGAACAACGGGTCATGGAGCGAACCCAGCAGTTGCAGAACTCGATGGACGATCTGCGTTCAGCACAGGACCTGCTGATCGAAACCGAAAAAATGGCCGCGCTGGGGAATATGGTGGCCGGGGTAGCCCATGAGATTAACACCCCGATCGGGGTCTGCCGTACCGCCGCCAGCTTTCAGGGAGAAAACGCCAAGCTCATTCGCCAGAAAATGGCCGAAGGTACGCTGACCCAGAGCGATCTGCGCGGTTTCCTTGATGAAGTCGAAGAATCCAGCCATCTGTTCGAGAGCAATATCATCAAGGCCAGTAATCTGATCTCAAGCTTTAAACTGATTGCTACCGACCAGAGCTACGATGCGAAACAGAAGTTCAATCTGCACAACTATCTGCAATCCTCGATCCAGACAATCTACCCGCAGTACAAACATCAGAAGGTCCGTTTCAACCTGCAGATTCCGGAAGATATCCAGCTCAACAGTTACCCCGGCGCACTGCACCATATCATCAGTAACCTGATCAATAACTCCATCCTGCATGGGTTTGAGCAAAAACAGGGAGGCAACATTGTCATCCACGCGGAATGCGAGGGAGACCATCTGATTCTGGATTATCGTGATGACGGCCGCGGACTGACGGCGGAGGAACAGAAGAAACTGTTCGAACCGTTCTTCACCACCAAACGGGGTCAGGGCGGCAGTGGCCTGGGTATGTCGATTGTGTTTAATATTATTTCGCGTCAGTTAGGCGGCCGCGCCGAACTGCCTCAGGAAGAGACCCCGGGTTTCCACCTGCGTATGCATATACCGATCGAAGCGAAGGAACTGACCAGCACTGAAACCGGGAACTGA
- a CDS encoding response regulator, whose product MTDTLLFAAEEPVNSEAGLPPWKVLIVDDEESVHRVTQLVLKNAYFDGRPVELLEARSAAEARALLEQHGSDIGLALIDVVMETDDAGLQLVRTIRQELQNEMTRLVLRTGQPGQAPEERVIHEYDINDYKDKTELTGIKLKTLVYSSLRSYRDIRTIDHQRRSLETVIHAIGQINQVNSLSLLASAILSQLISLLNFEPDAIYCSTRRIYRDLPRFTVLAATGNMKPLLDHHNQQALVQFEENELPEELQTAFGQALAEKRSIHTDQGYIAYHSGMSGAESLLYIKHRSNIDEHGKHLLEIFSADVISTYHTLLLKEEIQETQAELIYILGEAVEKRSKETGAHVKRVAEISALLASAYGTNQVFVENLRLASPLHDLGKIAIPDAILNKPGKLDAEEWQVMQTHAEIGESMLRSSDRPVFQLAARIAGSHHEKWDGSGYPKGLKGEEIPLSGRITAVADVFDALNSARCYKEGWPLEQTLQLLQEQSGKHFDPQLIELFEKNLDSILAICQRYPD is encoded by the coding sequence ATGACCGATACCCTACTTTTTGCGGCAGAGGAACCAGTTAACTCCGAAGCAGGGCTCCCGCCATGGAAAGTACTGATTGTCGACGACGAAGAGAGTGTCCACCGGGTCACCCAACTGGTGCTCAAAAACGCTTACTTTGATGGTCGGCCGGTAGAGCTGCTCGAAGCCCGCTCCGCAGCAGAAGCCCGCGCTTTACTGGAACAGCATGGCTCCGATATCGGCCTTGCCCTGATCGACGTGGTCATGGAAACCGACGATGCCGGCCTGCAACTGGTACGCACCATCCGTCAGGAGTTGCAGAACGAGATGACCCGACTGGTTCTGCGTACCGGACAACCCGGTCAGGCACCGGAGGAGAGGGTGATTCATGAATACGATATCAATGACTACAAAGATAAAACTGAGCTGACCGGCATCAAACTGAAAACTCTGGTCTACTCCTCGCTGCGCTCCTACCGCGACATTCGCACCATCGATCACCAGCGCCGGTCGCTGGAAACCGTGATTCATGCCATCGGCCAGATCAATCAGGTGAACTCACTCAGTCTGCTGGCCTCAGCGATTCTCAGCCAGTTGATCTCCCTGCTCAACTTCGAACCGGATGCGATCTACTGCAGTACCCGGCGAATCTATCGCGATCTGCCCCGGTTTACCGTGCTGGCCGCCACCGGAAACATGAAGCCGCTGCTGGATCATCACAACCAGCAGGCTCTGGTACAGTTTGAAGAGAACGAACTGCCGGAAGAGCTGCAGACCGCCTTTGGTCAGGCTTTAGCCGAAAAACGCTCAATCCATACCGATCAGGGCTATATCGCCTACCACTCAGGTATGTCCGGGGCCGAGAGCCTGCTCTATATCAAACATCGCAGTAATATTGATGAGCATGGCAAACACCTGCTGGAGATCTTCAGCGCCGATGTAATCTCCACCTATCACACCCTGCTGCTGAAAGAAGAGATTCAGGAGACCCAGGCGGAGCTGATCTACATCCTCGGTGAAGCCGTTGAAAAACGCTCCAAGGAAACCGGCGCACACGTTAAACGGGTTGCCGAAATCTCGGCGCTGCTGGCTTCCGCCTACGGTACCAATCAGGTATTCGTTGAAAACCTGCGACTCGCCTCTCCACTACATGATCTGGGTAAAATCGCGATTCCTGATGCGATTCTGAACAAACCCGGCAAGCTGGATGCGGAGGAGTGGCAGGTGATGCAGACCCATGCCGAAATCGGCGAGTCGATGTTGCGCAGCTCGGACCGGCCGGTTTTTCAGTTGGCCGCCCGGATCGCCGGCAGCCACCATGAAAAATGGGACGGCAGCGGTTACCCGAAAGGACTGAAAGGGGAAGAGATCCCGCTGTCCGGGCGAATCACGGCGGTAGCCGATGTGTTCGATGCCCTTAACAGCGCACGCTGTTACAAAGAGGGCTGGCCGCTTGAGCAAACACTGCAACTGCTGCAGGAGCAAAGCGGTAAGCACTTTGATCCGCAACTGATTGAGCTGTTTGAAAAGAATCTGGACAGTATTCTGGCTATTTGCCAACGCTACCCTGACTGA